A genomic stretch from Bradyrhizobium quebecense includes:
- a CDS encoding transglutaminase-like domain-containing protein: MTEHLPDTISRLYTDPGEYVDSDHPAVEAFARAAVPADAGARDIASRLYTAVRDGIRYNPYVSMRSPESYRASSVLAAGNGYCVGKAALYAAACRVHGIPARVGFADVRNHLTTEKLRQSMGSDLFTWHGFTEVFVDGAWRKATPTFNDTLCAKLGVKPLDFDGHSDALLHPFDGAGRAYMQYVNDHGTYHDVPAKFLMREMAREYANMQGEDMSGRDMEREAAEQ, translated from the coding sequence ATGACCGAGCATCTTCCCGACACGATCAGCCGCCTCTACACCGACCCCGGCGAATATGTCGACAGCGACCATCCCGCCGTCGAGGCGTTCGCCCGCGCCGCCGTCCCAGCCGATGCCGGCGCGCGCGACATAGCGAGCCGGCTCTACACCGCGGTGCGCGACGGCATCCGCTACAACCCCTATGTCAGCATGCGCTCGCCCGAGAGCTACCGGGCCTCTAGCGTGCTCGCCGCCGGTAATGGCTACTGCGTCGGCAAGGCGGCGCTCTATGCCGCGGCCTGCCGGGTCCACGGCATCCCGGCCCGGGTCGGCTTTGCCGACGTCCGCAACCATCTCACCACCGAGAAGCTGCGCCAGAGCATGGGCTCGGACCTGTTCACCTGGCACGGCTTCACCGAAGTGTTCGTCGACGGCGCCTGGCGCAAGGCGACCCCGACCTTCAACGACACGCTGTGCGCCAAGCTCGGCGTCAAGCCGCTCGATTTCGACGGCCATTCGGATGCGCTGCTGCACCCCTTCGACGGCGCGGGGCGTGCCTACATGCAGTATGTCAACGACCACGGCACCTATCACGACGTCCCCGCCAAATTCCTGATGCGCGAGATGGCGCGCGAGTACGCCAACATGCAGGGCGAGGACATGTCCGGCCGCGACATGGAGCGCGAGGCGGCGGAGCAATAG
- the crcB gene encoding fluoride efflux transporter CrcB, whose translation MNVQLLAAVAIGGSLGSVARYLVAIGAGRLVGAGFPWGTLAINIVGSFLIGVFAESFALTWNVSQAVRVFLTVGICGGFTTFSTFSLDAIVLMQRGELWPAAAYIAASVALSILALFAGLLLVRAFAA comes from the coding sequence TTGAACGTTCAGTTGTTGGCGGCGGTCGCGATCGGCGGTTCGCTGGGATCGGTCGCGCGCTATCTGGTGGCGATCGGCGCGGGGCGTCTGGTCGGCGCCGGATTTCCCTGGGGCACGCTGGCGATCAATATCGTGGGCTCGTTCCTGATCGGCGTCTTCGCGGAGTCCTTCGCGCTGACCTGGAATGTCAGCCAGGCGGTGCGGGTGTTTCTCACCGTCGGCATCTGCGGCGGCTTCACCACCTTCTCGACCTTTTCGCTCGATGCGATCGTGTTGATGCAGCGGGGCGAGCTATGGCCGGCCGCTGCCTACATCGCGGCCTCCGTTGCGCTCTCGATCCTCGCGCTGTTCGCCGGCCTGCTGCTGGTGCGGGCGTTCGCGGCTTGA
- a CDS encoding DMT family transporter — MDKTQRDRTIGSLCLVVTAFGWALNWPLMKLLLQQWPPLFARGLAGTCAAVILGTLALARGQSLAVPREALPRLLFASFTNVFAWMGFGTIAMKFVTVGEGALLAYTMPIWAMLFAWPVLHSRPTLRDLAALVLGVAGVALLLGGNGFGFSADKLTGIALALACAILFALGNVLNRKPLPMPPLAVVAWQVGIGCLVMLLLGVLFEHPNYVAITPFGLGCFAYMTLMPMGICYLTWFETLRRLPPTSASTGMLLVPVIGVISAAIIVGEPLGLREIGAMALTLSGVTLALQRA; from the coding sequence ATGGACAAGACGCAACGCGACCGAACGATCGGCTCTCTCTGCCTGGTGGTGACGGCCTTCGGCTGGGCCCTGAACTGGCCGCTGATGAAGCTGTTGCTGCAGCAATGGCCGCCGTTGTTCGCCCGCGGGCTGGCCGGGACCTGCGCGGCGGTGATCCTGGGCACGCTGGCGCTGGCCCGCGGCCAGTCGCTCGCGGTGCCGCGCGAGGCGCTGCCGCGGCTGTTGTTCGCCTCCTTCACCAACGTCTTCGCCTGGATGGGTTTTGGCACCATCGCGATGAAATTTGTCACGGTCGGCGAGGGGGCGCTCCTTGCCTACACCATGCCGATCTGGGCGATGCTGTTTGCCTGGCCGGTGCTGCACAGCCGCCCGACGCTGCGGGATCTGGCGGCGCTGGTGCTCGGGGTCGCCGGGGTCGCGCTCCTGCTCGGCGGCAACGGCTTTGGGTTCAGCGCCGACAAGCTCACCGGCATCGCGCTTGCGCTCGCCTGCGCCATCCTGTTCGCGCTCGGCAACGTGCTGAACCGCAAGCCGCTGCCGATGCCGCCGCTCGCGGTGGTCGCCTGGCAGGTTGGCATCGGCTGTCTGGTGATGCTGCTGCTCGGCGTTCTGTTCGAGCACCCGAACTATGTCGCGATCACGCCGTTCGGCCTCGGCTGCTTTGCCTATATGACGCTGATGCCGATGGGCATCTGCTATCTCACCTGGTTCGAGACGCTGCGCCGCCTGCCGCCGACATCGGCGTCGACCGGCATGCTGCTGGTGCCGGTCATTGGCGTGATTTCGGCTGCGATCATTGTCGGCGAGCCGTTGGGGCTGCGTGAGATCGGCGCGATGGCGCTGACGCTCAGCGGCGTGACGCTGGCGCTGCAGCGGGCGTGA
- a CDS encoding TetR/AcrR family transcriptional regulator, which yields MSIEERSSKGARRFQRRARQEADKEALKALILETARKEFAAGALETVSIQKIADAIGYSKGTVLKYYPTKLLLLLAVKQQNLEAVAERLEWVRAQTADSDARLRRVMETYLDYWADNPDHFRSLFSMSGTVEDRRFPDGVYFGETEIARRSYELFVISVREYLAAHGAEPASGLPPRLATALLAAVHGVIALALGTPTMKLPDMRGTGRLLVASLIDAWTSKLAAARKSEGWPRVSIGTFA from the coding sequence ATGTCGATCGAGGAGCGATCCAGCAAGGGCGCGCGGCGCTTTCAGCGCAGGGCGCGTCAGGAGGCCGACAAGGAGGCGCTGAAGGCGTTGATCCTCGAGACCGCGCGCAAGGAGTTCGCCGCCGGCGCGCTCGAGACCGTCTCGATCCAGAAGATCGCCGATGCGATCGGCTATTCGAAGGGCACCGTCCTCAAATATTATCCGACCAAGCTGTTGCTGCTGCTCGCGGTGAAGCAGCAGAATCTCGAGGCGGTTGCCGAACGGCTCGAATGGGTCCGCGCGCAGACGGCCGACAGCGATGCGCGGCTGCGGCGGGTGATGGAAACCTATCTCGACTACTGGGCCGACAATCCCGATCACTTCCGCTCGCTGTTCTCGATGTCCGGCACGGTCGAGGACCGTCGGTTTCCCGACGGCGTTTATTTCGGCGAGACCGAGATCGCCCGCCGCAGCTACGAGCTGTTCGTGATCTCAGTGCGGGAGTATCTCGCGGCACATGGCGCCGAGCCGGCGTCCGGCCTGCCGCCGCGGCTCGCAACCGCGCTGCTTGCGGCCGTGCACGGCGTGATCGCGCTCGCGCTCGGCACGCCGACCATGAAACTGCCCGATATGCGCGGCACCGGCCGTCTCCTCGTCGCAAGCCTGATCGATGCCTGGACAAGCAAGCTTGCCGCCGCGCGGAAAAGCGAGGGCTGGCCGCGGGTCTCGATCGGCACCTTTGCCTGA
- a CDS encoding cytochrome P450, with product MSALANPLAGEIVRSDFDPFSPATRADPYGTYAALRAAAPVVRLTKYDIWAVPRFAEVKTIFGDHANFSNAGGAGLANHFKETPWRPPSIVLEADPPLHTRTRAVLARILSPGAMRRLADDFKATATRLIDGLVERGSFDAIKDIAEVFPVSVFPDALGIDQEGRENFLTYGAMVFAGFGPENDYFRDLMKEAPRVLPWVAARCRREALRPGSFGAQVYEAADTGEISAEEAALLVRSLLSAGLDTTISAIGMALYTLARHPEQWALLAADPSLSRAAFDETLRFDSPAPFVFRTTPHNTEIAGVKIGKHEKVLLLLASANRDATRWEHPDQFDIRRRLSGHMGFGVGIHGCVGQMVARLEAEAVIAALASRVKQFDIAGPVAFRDSSGLRALSTMPVHVTRK from the coding sequence ATGAGCGCCCTTGCGAACCCCCTTGCCGGCGAAATAGTCCGCAGCGATTTCGATCCGTTCAGCCCTGCGACGCGGGCCGATCCCTACGGCACCTACGCGGCGCTGCGTGCCGCGGCGCCGGTCGTTCGCCTGACCAAATATGACATCTGGGCGGTGCCGCGCTTTGCCGAGGTCAAGACGATCTTCGGAGACCATGCCAATTTCAGCAACGCCGGCGGCGCCGGGCTTGCGAACCACTTCAAGGAAACGCCGTGGCGGCCGCCGAGCATCGTGCTGGAAGCCGATCCGCCGCTGCATACGCGGACCCGCGCGGTGCTGGCGCGGATCCTCTCGCCCGGCGCGATGCGACGGCTCGCGGATGATTTCAAGGCCACGGCGACGCGGCTGATCGACGGGCTGGTCGAGCGCGGCTCGTTCGATGCGATCAAGGACATCGCGGAGGTGTTTCCGGTCAGCGTGTTTCCCGACGCGCTCGGCATCGACCAGGAGGGCCGTGAGAACTTCCTGACCTATGGCGCGATGGTGTTCGCCGGCTTCGGGCCCGAGAACGACTATTTTCGCGACCTGATGAAAGAGGCGCCGCGCGTGCTGCCCTGGGTGGCGGCGCGCTGCCGGCGCGAGGCGCTGCGGCCGGGCAGTTTTGGCGCACAGGTCTACGAGGCGGCCGACACCGGCGAGATCAGCGCGGAGGAAGCTGCGCTGCTGGTGCGTTCGCTGCTCTCGGCCGGGCTCGACACCACGATCAGCGCGATCGGCATGGCGCTGTACACGCTCGCGCGCCATCCGGAGCAATGGGCATTGCTCGCTGCCGACCCGTCGCTGTCGCGCGCGGCGTTCGACGAGACGCTGCGCTTCGATTCACCGGCGCCGTTCGTATTCCGCACCACGCCGCATAACACCGAGATCGCAGGCGTTAAGATCGGCAAGCACGAGAAGGTGCTGCTGCTGCTCGCCTCCGCCAACCGCGACGCGACGCGCTGGGAGCATCCCGACCAGTTCGACATCAGACGGCGGCTGTCTGGACACATGGGCTTCGGCGTCGGCATCCACGGCTGTGTCGGGCAGATGGTGGCGCGGCTGGAGGCGGAGGCCGTAATCGCAGCGCTCGCCAGCCGCGTGAAGCAGTTCGACATTGCGGGTCCGGTCGCCTTCCGCGACAGCTCGGGCCTGCGCGCGCTCAGCACGATGCCGGTGCACGTCACCCGCAAATAG
- a CDS encoding response regulator translates to MSRSQIVAEHLPLLRRYARALTGNQASGDAYVGAMLEALLQDGSLLDQTHGPRAGLFRLFTQIWNSVSVNNNDNADVATLSLPPERRLSNITPLPRQAFLLLSLEGFSEEEVGYILGTDIAETRKLTDAAGREMAAEIATDVLIIEDETFIAMDLESLVKNLGHNVIGVARTHSDAVALAKNKKPGLILADIQLADGSSGLDAVNELLRTFEVPVVFITAYPERFLTGERPEPAFLISKPFQPAMVSAVASQALFFQRNSRNRTPRAASA, encoded by the coding sequence ATGTCCCGATCACAGATCGTTGCCGAACACCTTCCGCTGCTGCGCCGTTATGCGCGCGCACTGACCGGAAACCAGGCGTCCGGGGACGCCTATGTCGGGGCCATGCTCGAGGCCCTGTTGCAGGACGGATCATTGCTGGACCAGACCCACGGTCCGCGCGCCGGGCTGTTTCGGCTGTTCACCCAGATCTGGAATTCGGTGTCGGTGAACAACAACGACAATGCCGACGTGGCGACGCTCTCGTTGCCGCCCGAGCGCCGGCTCTCCAACATCACGCCGCTGCCTCGGCAGGCCTTCCTGCTGCTGTCGCTGGAAGGCTTCTCGGAGGAGGAGGTCGGCTACATTCTCGGCACCGACATTGCCGAGACCCGCAAGCTGACCGATGCCGCCGGCCGCGAGATGGCCGCCGAGATCGCGACCGATGTCCTGATCATCGAGGACGAGACCTTCATCGCCATGGACCTCGAGAGCCTGGTGAAGAATCTCGGCCACAACGTCATCGGCGTCGCGCGCACCCATTCCGATGCGGTGGCGCTCGCCAAGAACAAGAAGCCCGGCCTGATCCTCGCCGACATCCAGCTCGCCGACGGCTCGTCCGGCCTCGATGCGGTGAATGAGCTGCTGCGCACCTTCGAGGTGCCGGTGGTGTTCATCACGGCCTATCCCGAGCGCTTCCTGACCGGCGAGCGGCCGGAGCCGGCGTTCCTGATCTCGAAGCCGTTCCAGCCGGCGATGGTGTCGGCGGTGGCGAGCCAGGCGCTGTTCTTCCAGCGCAACTCGCGCAACCGCACGCCGCGCGCGGCGTCGGCATGA
- a CDS encoding NepR family anti-sigma factor gives MKEVKKQGGLNAEIQSRIGHQLRAMYDDVVRQGVPDRFAELIRKLDGPEAAAAAVAGAILTRTMEGTNASHE, from the coding sequence ATGAAGGAAGTAAAGAAGCAGGGCGGTCTCAACGCCGAGATTCAATCGAGAATCGGCCACCAGCTTCGCGCCATGTACGACGACGTGGTGCGGCAGGGGGTGCCCGACCGCTTTGCGGAGCTGATCCGCAAACTCGACGGACCCGAGGCTGCCGCGGCGGCTGTGGCGGGGGCGATACTGACAAGAACAATGGAGGGGACTAATGCCTCTCACGAATGA
- a CDS encoding sigma-70 family RNA polymerase sigma factor, translated as MPLTNELRDDILASVPSLRAFAISLSGNGDRADDLVQETLLRAIANIDSFQPGSNLPAWLFTILRNLFRSDYRKRRREVEDAEGNYAKTLKSQPSQTAHLEFEEFRAALEKLPQDQREALILVGASGFSYEDAAAICGCAVGTIKSRVNRARSKLSALLYVDSAEDFGPDNTVRAVIGGNGG; from the coding sequence ATGCCTCTCACGAATGAACTTCGCGACGACATCCTGGCGTCGGTCCCGAGCCTGCGCGCGTTCGCGATCTCGCTGTCCGGTAATGGTGACCGTGCCGACGATCTGGTGCAGGAGACCCTGCTGCGCGCGATCGCCAATATCGACTCGTTCCAGCCCGGCTCGAACCTGCCCGCGTGGTTGTTCACCATCCTGCGCAACCTGTTTCGCTCCGACTACAGGAAGCGGCGGCGCGAGGTGGAGGATGCCGAGGGCAACTATGCCAAGACGCTGAAGAGCCAGCCGTCGCAGACGGCGCATCTGGAGTTCGAGGAATTCCGCGCTGCGCTCGAAAAGCTGCCGCAGGACCAGCGCGAAGCGCTGATCCTGGTTGGCGCCTCCGGCTTCTCCTACGAGGATGCCGCGGCGATCTGCGGCTGCGCGGTCGGCACCATCAAGAGCCGCGTCAACCGCGCGCGATCGAAGCTCTCCGCGCTGCTCTATGTCGACAGCGCCGAGGATTTCGGCCCCGACAACACCGTGCGCGCCGTGATCGGCGGCAATGGCGGCTAG